Proteins found in one Camelus bactrianus isolate YW-2024 breed Bactrian camel chromosome 5, ASM4877302v1, whole genome shotgun sequence genomic segment:
- the NIFK gene encoding MKI67 FHA domain-interacting nucleolar phosphoprotein produces MAAFSGPAKPLLSLNPQEDDKFQKKVAQVRRRATKRQVKEKPTPGVIYVGHLPPWLYETQIRAYFSQFGTVTRFRLSRSKKTGNSKGYGFLEFESEDVAKIAAETMNNYLFGERLLKCHVLPPEKVHEELFREWHMPFKRPSYPAVKRYNQNRTLLQKLRMEERFKQKEKLLRKKLAKKGINYDFPSLILHKNEENASNSDLRNSRKRQALRGKKKEASVTPNTPEKTVDSQGPTPVCTPTFLEKRKSEAAAMTDDKDDEIVFKQPVSGAEETPAAQTPKGSRKKRRRKANQ; encoded by the exons ATGGCGGCCTTCTCTGGCCCGGCCAAGCCTCTCCTGTCCCTGAACCCGCAGGAGGACGACAAGTTCCAGAAGAAGGTGGCGCAGGTTCGCCGGCGCGCAACCAAG CGACAGGTGAAAGAAAAACCTACTCCTGGAGTAATCTATGTGGGCCACTTACCCCCATGGCTTTACGAAACCCAGATCCGAGCGTATTTCTCCCAGTTCGGCACTGTTACAAGATTCAGACTGTCCAGGAGTAAAAAG ACTGGAAACAGCAAAGGCTATGGCTTCTTGGAGTTTGAGTCTGAAGATGTTGCCAAAATAGCTGCTGAAACAATGAACAACTACCTTTTTGGTGAAAGACTCTTGAAGT GTCATGTTTTACCACCTGAAAAAGTACATGAAGAGCTTTTTAGAGAGTGGCATATGCCATTTAAAAGGCCGTCATACCCAGCAGTGAAACGGTATAATCAGAATCGGACACTTCTTCAAAAGCTGCGGATGGAGGAGCGatttaaacaaaaggaaaaattactcAGGAAGAAATTAGCTAAAAAGGGAATTAATTATGATTTCCCTTCATTA attttacataaaaatgaggaaaatgctTCCAACTCAGATCTTCGAAATTCCAGAAAGCGCCAg GCTTTACGCGGGAAGAAGAAAGAGGCTTCAGTCACTCCCAACACCCCTGAGAAGACTGTGGATAGCCAG GGCCCCACACCAGTTTGTACACCAACATTTTTAGAGAAACGAAAATCCGAAGCAGCTGCAATGACTGATGATAAGGATGACGAAATCGTCTTCAAGCAGCCCGTGTCTGGTGCAGAAGAGACACCAGCGGCTCAGACACCTAAAGGTTCAAGGAAGAAAAGACGAAGAAAAGCCAATCAGTGA